Below is a genomic region from Leishmania infantum JPCM5 genome chromosome 23.
cggcagTTAGCGGAATGTAAGTGATTGTCAGCGGCTCGCCGGCCCGGATGGGCCGCGTCGTCTTGAGCACAATCTCGTGCGTTCCATCCACGGTGCTGACGGCGGCATTGGGCACGCAGGAATGGTTGAAGCACGACAGTAGGGAGTAGAGGCCGGCACCCTTCAAGACCCAGTCAAACACGCCAGTGGACAGCGCTTCGCCAGGCGGCAGCACATAGTCGTTGATGGCGTGCGCGTTCAGCACCATCTGACCAACTAGGGTTCGGAGCGTGTCGGTGCTGAAGATTACCTGCACAAGAGCCTCAGCCCACAGTAAagtcggcgccggcaccgcctgctgctgctggtgctcgTCGAACACCAGCGTGTGCCGTCGAGCATCGGACAACGGCGCACCACTGGCAACGAGTAGCTGCGTGGCACACTGCTCGGCCAACAAGAGGCGCAGCTTAGCCATCCAGGAGGCGAGCGACGCACCGTCGAACTCCACGTTGTCCGGCGGGCTGATGAGTCGGCTGAACGGCGCGACGACTTGGGTGAAGAGTTGATAGATcagggaggcggtggaccAGGTGGCGCCACGGGCAGAGTCGCCAgcctgctgcttctgctgaaAGACGTAGTCTGCCTGGAGGACTTCGTGCGctagctgctgctgttcaaTGACGTAGGAGAGGCGGTGGGTGATCCAGGCGACGCAGCGGGCGAGGGCCTCCAAGGTAATCTCGGATGATGTCGTGGACGACgcgagcgaggagggggcggaagAGAGGGACTGGGTCGCCGTCAGCTTGACGTCCTCAGCATCGCCAGACCCGTCTCTGCCAACGTGGCTCTCCCGCACTACAGGTAGACAGGAACACAGCAAGCGATGCACGCGTGAGCTGGCCTGCTGGCACTCGGGAGAGCAGAAGTAGGACGCACAGTGAGCGCACTGCGACCACGACTTGGGAAGCGCAGCCGAACTGGCGGGCGATGGAGATTCCGTGTCTGTCTCAGAAGCCGATTGTTGGTGGCTGCTGAGAGAGAGGCATTGGAAACAGAAAGGAGTGgacagcgccagcagcgaagGAGACGGCCATGACACAATGGGCAGCTCCTCGAACAGTGCAAAGCCCTCCTCCAGGCTTGCGGTCGCCTTCACGTGTTTGCCTTCCGCGCTTGTCACGCAAACCTCGCACAGAACCCCTAGGCGGCCAAAGATGGTGTTCAGCTCACTCGCAGCCTTTGCAGCGGGGTCCATGGTGGCGCAGTGCAGGAGCGTGTGGAGGCAGCAAAATCAcaatgggggggggggggggctggcTGCCAGCTTGGCTATGCTCGACAAGCGGGAGACCTTCACCCGTTGAAACACTACATGtgcgaaaaggaaaagagggcCACTCAGCTCTCGAGACATGATCGGAAAGGCCATGACGGTCCGAGAGCAAGCGGGAGAGTTGAAAAGGCAACCTCAGGCATACGGGCATAGCCAAACGGAAGTCCTAccggagcgagagagagaaagacgcgCATGGCTCAAAATCAAGCGGAGAGCTTCTTTCCAGCCCACTTTTTCCTGTCGCTTTACATACCAGAGGCAGCACATAACACATAAGCATACGCACATctatacatgcatatatatgaGCCCGTGCGTGCGAGAGAAGGGGCGTGCTCAGGCCAACTTGAGCACGCCCCTCCTTCATCACACTGcccttctctgtctctctctctcttcgcttgcGCTCGGCTCCTCCGtcgagccgctgcagtgTTCACGCGCGAGTTTTGCGTTCTTCTACTTTATGCGATGCGTTTTACGGCGATTGGCAGTCCACGACGCCAGAAAACACGCAAAGTGAAATCAGCCAAGGAGGACGGGAGAACGACGCagacagaggagggagggagagaagggaagcgGCAGCCAGCAAGGGCgagcgatggcggcggcggcggcccccgccgccgcagaccCATCTCTGTCCGCCTacgcgccccctcctctaACTCGCTCGCGGGCGTTTTCCTCGAGTGTGCTCTCAGacaaaaagaggaagagaatgCGGGtagaaggcggagaagcggcAAGGCCAGCCTTATCGCCTCCACCGAGTATCGAAGTCTGTGTTCTCCTCTCGTTCGTCGCTCTGCGTTTCCTTTCTCTCGCCGTTGCGAATGTGGTTACGACCCCAGCCAGATCAGTCCCACAGATATCAGCCACCTCCTGCatgggcacgcacacgcccgcgcgaggcggggggaagagggcagaACAGCGAGTATGCTTTCcacgagagaaagagaatgCAGTATGGCAAGCGACGGCACATGCATGCGCACCGCGAATTCTAATGATCAGCACAACTCCcccgctccccctctctatcgcctctctcctccgccatTACAGCGCAGACCTCactgcaacagcagcacagctgcgtacacacaaacgcactctctctcctccttgcgTTGGGGAACAGAACTAGATCAAGTGCAGGCGCAACAGCCCTCAACTGGCAAAGGCAAACTAAAAACAAAGACACGCCAAGAAGATGCATCCACACAGAAAGGTTAACACATCGGAaatgtgtgtgcgtacccctcccctccctcccctctccgccttcgcACATGCGGAGAGGAGCAACAGTGAGGAGGGACGGACGACGATCACGATGCGCAGAGAAGAAATGGCAAGCTGCACGTGtgaagaaggagagaggcagccACACCGACGCACGCAAAGGGGTGCGCAACAAACACCGTGAAGCGAGCGTTTCATGCGCACCTCAccgtgcggctgcttcgTGTTGAGTTCCTCTGCTCCCTTTTAAGGGCTTCTCTCGCGGTCGCACCTCTTCCCGTTTGGTTTCCTCGTCAGCAAAGGGCAGACGcccacgcagccgcacgcTCGCCACGGCTCAAACATCGcttccccccctcctctctcgcctctaccgccgccacgctAAATGGCATCCTCGAGGCTCTCCATCTCTACAGCAACACCTTTGCTGCTCTTTAAAATGCGGCGGCACATCGAGTTCATGCCCTCGGCCGTCTCCACCTCTTTCAGCCCCGGCTCCAGCTCCACCATCCGTCGCAGCACCGACACGTAGTCGGGGAAGCGCCGGTTCGCGTATTGGTTCATCTCCGTCACCATTGTCTTCAAGTGAAACTTGCCGTTCAGGCGGTGACGACGAGCCCACCCGCAAACGCGCGCCTGAAACGCCGAGTCCGCGTCGTTGCTCACGTGAAACGGGTGCAGGACTTCGGTGTCCTCGCTGTGCCACTTGCTCACGATGCGGCACGTCCGCTTCAGCATCGACAGCTCCACGCAGAAGTTCAGCAAGAACTCCACCGTCTGCTCACCTGTGGACTGAGCATGGCGCGCGTGAAAAGGGTCGGTCGGGAACCGCAGGTAGCGCAGCGTGGCAATGCAGAGGTGCTCCATGGAGGAAGCGTAGTGGACGAGCATCTGGTTCACAAAGGGAACCTGCGTCGCAAAGCCCTCGAGCGCATAGAAGATGCTGATGTCCGTGTCGCGGATGAAGTGCGAGGCAGAACTGTGGCCCAGACGCTCCGACACCGACGGCGACCGTAGAAACAAGTCGCAGCCGGTGTGAGTCGGCGTCGGGGAGGCGACGTTGTCAAGCAAGTCGCCAAAGGCGCTGATCGATGCGTTCAGGCCCAGCTCATCGGGGTCCTCAGGTGCgcagccgagcagcacgcTGTTGATGATGTTCGTCGCACCAGCGTGTGTGGCGACGCTGTTCTCGCCGAAGAGTGCTGGCGGCGTCACGCCATCGGGCTCCATGTTCCTCGTGAAGAGCGcccctgcaccgccgccgcggtcgctgTGGTCCATCGAGGAGTGCACCAAGTTCGGTTCCATAGAGTCGTGTGCATCGTTGTGATGACTTCGCCCCACCTCGCAGCCCCACGCACTCGCGCTCTGCCCAATAACGGGCAACAGCTCGTCGACTGtcgcgcggcaccgcgacCTCGCCGCAGGCAGGGGCGGCTGCAGAGACACCGACGGACAGACGGCAGCCGGTGACCGGCCCACGGCAGTCCACAGGGATGGTGAAGTGCGCCGGGCGGAGGCCCCCACGCCCTCGaactcctctgcctcctcgaAGCTACTTTCGTCTTCCCGCTCATCCTCACCAGACGCGCCAGCCGTCGTGGCGGTCGTGGGCCACGGCACGTAGCCACGATCCCCGACCCGCATCGGGACCGCGTAGAGCACCGCGTCAGGGTCGACCCAGCGCAGCTGATGTACGTAGAAGATGGAGATGTAGCACGGGGGTGTGTGGCAATTGAACAGCCCCGACTTGTCATACCCGCGGAGGTAGAAGTACAGGTGGAAGTTGGTTTCACAGCTCGCCAGATCGCAGTCGCGAGGGCCGATAAGGGGAGTGCCAGCCATGATGAGCTCCATCAAGTGCTCCCGTTTGGTGCGCGCCTCGTTGTCCGGGACTGTCACGATACGCGATAAGAAGGGCATCAgcacctccgcggcggccgcgcgccACAGCGCCTTGACCGCGCGCAAGGAACGTTCTGTCAGGAACGGCTTGATGCTGTTAAACGAAATGATCAGCGCTGTAGAGTCGGTCGAGATgacgcgccagcgccgctgctggtccACTCGAAACTCCTGCGGCAACATGAGGGCCTCGAGGCCGACGGTATCACCGAAGCTTTCCATCTGCTCATGCTCGGTGAGCGTAGTCCATTGTCCGTAGACGGCACGCAGACTCCCAAAGACAACGACTAGGAATGCGTTGTCGGGCAGCGTGATGATGTCGCCCTCGCGGAACTTGCGGACGAGGCCCATGGAGCTGATTGCCTTGATCTCCAAACTGCGTAGCCCCTTGCCGAGGGGCGTCGCCGCAACGGCGCGAAGCACGAGGTTGCTCTCGTTCTGCGACGCATTGTTCTCCCACGTCGACGGCGTGTGAGACCGCATGCACGCCACCATtttctccagctcctccgtcGCCCGCGTCCCGAAGCCGTGCTCGGCGTTTAGATTGTgcaccgtctcctccagcgcgtTGGCGACcgagacgacggcgcggctgctTGCGACGTTGTTCGTAGCCTCCGGGAAGTTGGTGTAGAAGAACCGGATGGCGCGATTGGCCGCCGCAATCTGCGTCGTCATCCACCGCTCCAcccgccgcgcctgcgcctccgacCTGATGAACTTAAACTTGAGCGGTGAGATGGCATTCAGACACTTGACGACAGCGAGCAGCGCGACGAACGCGTTCTCCTGCGCACgacggtgcgccgccgcgaagtAGCCCGGGCTGCAGATGAAGCGCTCGACGAGCACCACCCAGGCgggcagcaggcggcgcatGAGGTTGTTGACCATCCGGTTTgtctccgccttcttctcgCCCTCAtcagccgcgtcgccgccgaggtAGTGCGATGGCAGGCTCGTCACACCGAGCGCTAAGCCGCCGTGTTCGTCGCTACCACTAGCCCTGACGCTAGGCCCGCCCACGGGTTGGCTCGCCCCTGTCGCGCTTGGGACACCCGAGGGGCGGTTCTGCATTTCCTCTAAACTCTCGGGCACGGCCACAGCTTCCCCCTCAACGGTGACGTCGGTGGAGGGCCGCATGCGCCACGGCTGCGTTGTGGcaagctgctgcggttgctgtGTCGAGTAGTGGCTGCTTGGGGTCGACATGTTGGACGAATGGCGCCgcccccgcggcggcgataCCCGGGCCACGATtgcccgctcctcctcgccactGCTAGCGCCACGGTGACGGTGATACCAGTACATCTGCTGCACATCCAGCAGCTCACCTCTCTCGATGAGTGTGGCAAGGGACGCGCCCATTTGCACGACGACCGTCTCTGTGATCACCTCCTTGTCCCGCtgcagccacagcgctgtCTTGAAGGCCGACATCAGCATTCGGTTCACCAtcttctcctcgtcctcctctgGCTCCACAGCCGTGTTGCGGAACGGGTTGCGGATGTAGTGCTGCACGAACTTCTCCACCTGCATCCAGCTTGCATTGCGGTACTTGATGTCGCGCTTCAAGCCCTCCAGCGCGTGCTCCTGAGAGCTGCGCATGAGCTCCATCGCGTATTCCATTTTTACGATGCGGTACTCTGACTTCGTCTTGAAGCCGAGCCGCTCCACGACGGTGGCCGACGTGGACGCGTTTACGAGCAACGTCAACAGCACGATCCCGGACGTGACCTTCAAGATGTCGACGCCCTCCTCGAGGCCCTCCTGCATCACAGCGATCGCCAGcgtggcagcgacgccgccgcgcagcccgGCGTGCACCATGAGCGCGATCCGCTTCTGATCAAACTTGTAGGAGAACATGTTCAGCACCGGCGAGAGCACCTCCAGCATCAGAAGGCGCGACAGCATCATGGCGATGTACAGCGCGACGAGAACAAAGATGTCCAAGAGCTTCACAGTGGGCAGCACATCCGCCACCAGGATGACGCCGacgagggagaagagcaccGTGTTGCCGAGGTGGACCAGGAACTCCCACGCGGAGGAGATGATGTTGCCCTCGCGTccagggaagagggaggggcagtAGTAGCTCAGAAAGATGCCCTGGAAGAAGAGCGTCAGAACGCCACTCGTGCCCAGCAACTCCGCGGCGACGTAGTACGACACGTACGTTACAGACACGGTGATGCACGCCTTGGTGAGGCCGTCACTGGTGCGACGCAACCAGAAGGACTGGAGGAAGCCGAAGAGAGGCCCGAGTGCGATgggcagcaacgccagcCAGATGCACCGTACAACAATCACCCCAGGCGACATGTCCACGAAGCcgacgcgcgcagcagggAGAAGAAGAGTGAAGAGGATGATCGCCGTGCCATCGTTCATGACGGCCTCGCCGTCCACCATGGCCGTCATGCACTTGTCCACTCCCAactccttcagcagcgcgacaACCGCGACAGGGTCGGTGGCGGAAAGCAGCGAACCTAGCAGCAGTGCCGTGTACCACGACCAGGTCTGGAAGAACAACTTCACCGGTACCGCCAGAAGTGCCGTGTTGATGAGGACGCCAACCGTGgcaagcagcgccacctgTGGAAagacgcggcgcagagcaTGTATGTTCATGGCATAGCTGCCTTCAAATATGAGCACTGGCAGGAAAATGTAGAAGAGCAGCTCAGGCGGGATGGAGCCGAGAGCCTCCGCGACGTCAGGGTACAGCCAGCGAGCCACCACGCCCACCGCGATTCCGTACAAGAACAGCACCACCGTGTACGGCAGTGGAATGCGGCGCTTGTGCGTCATGAAGAAGGTGCCGCCGAGAAAGATGAGCATCGTGACAAACAGAATGACGAGGGACAGGCGCTCGAACGACTCGGTGTTGCGGCATGCGCCCTCCCCCGTGCCCCTCGAACTCGAGGCAGCTTCGAGTGGCGTGGCCATGTGTGTCATCGCACGCAAacgccgatgcggcgccCGCATCGGCGTGGGTCGCAAGACCCAGAGGTGAAAATCCAGAAGAGAGGGCGGGCACAGGTTGACGTGGAGACAACGAGTGCAGGGCACCCAATGAACGCGTCCGCGGAAGGCCCGTCACCcgcaggcacagacacacgcaagaCGAGATAGAGCCGATCGGCCCAAGAAACCAGAAAgatccccttccctccctcgctcacGTGCGCTGCAGACAAGAAGCCAGTCAAAACGAGACGCGGGTGGCGGAACGGCAAATTCTACAGAAGCAGAATATGGcccacacagacgcgcacacaagcgcgcccACAGGAGGGAGACCAGTGATGGATATGAGCCAGTCGAAGATGCAAGGCGCAACGACAGACTGCGGTgacggcacacacagacacacacacacacacacacacacacaaacagtGGATGTACGATGTGAGCGAGTGAAGCGAACGGACGTCAAAGAGATGAAAGGCGAGCCGTATCTCCCTATCCTGAGCCACTCGCctgcagacgcgcgcacgtacacaagTTCGAAAGGCAAAGGTAAGAAACTCGGCGcacctgcgtgcgtgttggccggtgttttttttttttcgttccgGGATCGATGGTGTGTTGTGTCCGCTATTGGGCCAATGCCGCACGCCTCTCTTATCGCTTAGCGTGCGGAGCCGCACTTAtaggggagaggagagaggagggggcctTCGTGATGGAAAGATTAGGAGGCGGTTTACTACGTCAGTACCTTGGGAcagatggggaggggggcttgGATGCAGATGCGATCCCCCTATTCTGgtgtttcttttctttttttccgtgGGGGTGCAATGACTTCTCAcgaaaagacagagagagagaaatgcactatgtgcgtgtgtgtgtggctctGCTTGATTAGTTTgccggaggagagaggagggcgcaCGCACGGGAAGGTGCGTGAACAACAAGACCCACGCAACGACTGCCTcccgcacgcatgcacgcacaggcgcgtgTATGCCCGCTTAAGACCACAGCGAAAACAaaggcgccgctggcacgctggagagaagaaaaatgACACCACGCGCAAGCCTGCACAGGGAAAGGGATAGGGAGAGGGACAAAGACAAGCCCTCAGCCACGATGGCGAGCGAATATTTGTCTGCGTGTTTGAGTGCGTCCCTATCGCCTTCCGTGTGCTATGGGCTGTCTCGATGTGCGAGGAGGGTTCAAGTCAGCGGGTATACGTAAAGAAAGGTGGGATGTGTTCGTAGGCAAAGCCACCcgcgcatacgcacatgTGTACCTGCGCAGGTGCGCAAGAAGTGCACCCCGGGAAAGGGAGTGGAGTGCACATGCGTATGTATTCGAGCATTCGAGAGTGTTTTCACATGCGCACatgtgcggggggggggacagaaagaaaaagacgGGTGTTGCGAAGAGGGAGGATGAGGAGATGCGCATcgcggggaggggaagaccaagagagagagctaAGCATACACATAAgcatacatgtgtgtgtgtgcaggttTTGCatgggaaaaaaaaggaagagagacacCACCCTGCTtgggcacacgcacccagCGCAAGGGACGCAAACACGCGtttgttttttgttgtttcaCTTAAGACGGAGGCGCCTTACGCACCATAAACATAAacagatatatatatatatatataaagaTGGAGAAAggcgaaggaaaaggaaaaataCCCGCAGCAGATCCCGGCGTTTTGTCTGAGTCTCGGAGTGTTCCATACGCTTCGGTGTAtatcgtgtgtgtgtgtgtgtgtgtgtgaagtgTCAACAGATGTGGCTTGTCAAAAACGAGGGTGTTGATAATCTGCGCAAGGAGGAAGGTAAGGCGGCGGATGGGAGGGGGCTAGGGGAGACCACGGAACGGGCGTAATGGCGAAGGGGGTGCACCTTGGGGAtgaaggggggagagggagaggagaagcaaCTAAGCTAAGCACGCAGGCCTATAGGAGGAggcgcaaagagagagagcggcacgGAGTGAAACATGCGGAGAAGGATGGAGtcgagaaaaaaaaaaacaaggcTGAACAGCACGCATATAAGCGCGCCGAGAAATCCAGCGAATGTTCACACATACAACCCCTGCCATTCGTAtcgagagaggcagagaaaaTGATCGGGAGAAGGGCGACGGAAAGAATACAAGGGGTCGAGGGGGTGAGCTTCTCAGAGAGCAACAGATGGGCTGAGGAGAGGGTACGTGtctgcgcaggcgcacgtATGTCAGTGTGTTGAAGAAAATTTGAGTCTAACAAAGTAAACTCAGAGCGAGCCAACCGCGCCGAAGCAGCGACACGGTCAAAAGCTCTCGACAGAATAAAACATGAAAAGCACAgcacggcgcacacgccggtgcacgcatacacgcacacacacacacgtgagAGCAGTGCTGCGCAAAAGGCATTGCACAGCACAGCTGCCTACTTCGAATCCGTCATCGCAagtctgccgccgccgcctccttccctcaTCTTTGCCCACTTCTCCTGCCAGCCGGCATCTCCAttcgcctctttctctgtgttgCGGCTTCCTGATTTTACGTGTGAGCGAGCCCGCACGTTGGAGTGGTTCTACGGTGACGCACAGAATGCACGCCCAACTCCGAATCCAGAAggcaagagagggaaagaagaCGGGCGAGAGAACCGCGCTTGTATgggcgtctgtgtgtctggGAGCGCTACAAGTGACACGGACGGGCGAGGGACAAAGGAGGTATTATGCGATGCGCACGAGCTGCAGGATAGAATGGAGAGGGGAGCGGAGGGGGGTTGTACCAAGGAGCTCTTCTTACTTGAGGTCGGCTACTAGGCATTCGGCTTGCTGAAGCTCATCGTTCTCTTGGGTACCGTGGCGAAGTAGTGCGACGCGTTCTGGTCGCCGTATACATGCATGCCTTCCTGCAGCATATCGAGCCTACTACTCTCCGCGTCAGCGTTGCTGCAGTCTGGGTAATCAAATGTGGTGGAGTTGTCGGTGGAGTTCCCCCAatcggcacgcacgcagtaGCACGGGCAGCATATGGCAACCAGGGTGATGGCGACGCAAACAGCGCACAGGCCCACGATGAGGCAGCCCATGGCGATCATTCCTTTGCACACGCGGTCACAGATGAACGTGTTTTCTCCGCCGCGGACCATCGTCGTGTACACGTCAACTCTCGATGACGAGCGAGAGCTATTCTGAAAGGCAGCTGTGATGTTTGTTGTGTTGAGAAAGTCCAGCGTTCTGGCGTACTCCGACGAGTCGAGGAAGCGGCCGATCATGAAGTTAGTGCCGCCACAGTTCACCGTGATGTCCACGATGAGGCCGCCATGGCCATCGCCGATCTGCTTCAGCTCTGGATCCTTCTCCATCACCCTCATGGAATCTACCGTAGGCGTGCAAATCATTCTGCGTGAGTTAGAGAACACCTCGATCGCTTGCACGATCGTCACCGAAACGTTGTCGCGGCTCttggagagagagatagaCCACCTTGCCGACGGCCCGGAGAACAGAATCCGAACTTTATACGTCACGTTCTCAATGAAATAAATTTCCTCCGTGCCGGGAGCGCTCACGCTGTTATAGAGCGCCGTCATCGGCTGGGCATAATTGCGCAGAAGCTCATTGGCGTCCTCCAGTGGAGGCTggctgccgacgctgctcaCTGAAGCATCGGTTTGGGGAAAAGAAGCACCGTTCACCTTTGCAGCCACCTCCTCCGGTGAAACAGAGATGCCCGGCACTAGCACGTGCTTATCGTTGAGGGGCATGGCGGACGCCGCCAGCGAGCTAGTGCTGGTGGTCACCACAACACCCGCAACGGCAGTGCTTGGTAAGTTCTGCGGCAATGTCTTCGTCATGACGTTCTCTGCGATCGCAGCAGTCACCATGATGTTCCGCATCTTCTGCCAGGAGAACGTTGAGCCGCTCGGGGCCACCTCCATcgccggtgacggcgcagcgtAGACATGCGTGATGCCTGGAACACTTGATGGAGAGAGGATAGAGGcaagcagcgacagcagcagcaggagcgccgcacgcgagTACAGGTGCTTGAGTAAAACGTTAGTGAACATCTTTCGCAATGCAAAGGTTTGGCGTGCCTTCCGCGCTTGGTAGTGTGACTCTGTCTAAAACGCTTCTtgcctgccgccgcagatATcgtgcctgtctgtctgcctgtctcTGTGCCTACGTGGGCGTGTTTTGATGTGGATGCACTGCCTCGTACAAGGAGGTCCCCCACGAGGAACCAGCGAACGGGGGAAAAGAGACAGAGTGAGAAGAgcggagcacacacacggacggAAACGCGATAGTGAAGTCCCAGTGGAGGAGCAGACCCATCAAAACCACaataacaaaaaaaaaatgataGTAGTAGTAGAGAATGAGCGAGGCGtgcgaaggaggagagacaaGGAGGGGAGGCTCAGAGGACTTGTGTGAGAAACCACGGCAGCCGAaaactgaaaaaaaaaacgaaaacgtgAAAAAGAACAAGACCGGGCGAAGTGAAGGAAGGAGTTACAAACCTCAGTTGCCAGGTGCAGATTGTGAATCAACGGTTACTTTAGACTTTAGGTTTGTTggcttttgtgtgtgtgtgtgtgtgtgtgtgcgggtgagAGTAATGGAGATATGAAGGGGAGGCGAGGTGGGtaagcagcagcgacgagtATGTGCAACCATCACCACGGCAGGTTTGAGAGAGTGTGTGTCGGAGAGGGAAGGGCCGAAGCAGGCAGTGTATGAAACGGATGCGGTTGTATGAGAGTACACTGGATGGGTTGGGTGGGAAAGAGAAGCACCAAAGGGTGAGAGAGAAATGTATGTGGGCAGAGAGAAGATGGATGCAAAAGGAGAACGCACATAGAAGGTGAAGACTGTGTGATCTTCACAGAGGACGGCGGGGCGCACGGGCATCGTAGTTTGTTTCACTTCGCTCTGCTGTGTCCGCCTGTCTGGAAgggcgcatgcgtgcatgcgcagaCCCTCCACCGGGCGCGCCAAGGAGCACAGAAATAAACGAAAGCCCGCGTCGCACGGCCGAAGGTAAGCCTATCGC
It encodes:
- a CDS encoding Na/H antiporter-like protein, with the translated sequence MTHMATPLEAASSSRGTGEGACRNTESFERLSLVILFVTMLIFLGGTFFMTHKRRIPLPYTVVLFLYGIAVGVVARWLYPDVAEALGSIPPELLFYIFLPVLIFEGSYAMNIHALRRVFPQVALLATVGVLINTALLAVPVKLFFQTWSWYTALLLGSLLSATDPVAVVALLKELGVDKCMTAMVDGEAVMNDGTAIILFTLLLPAARVGFVDMSPGVIVVRCIWLALLPIALGPLFGFLQSFWLRRTSDGLTKACITVSVTYVSYYVAAELLGTSGVLTLFFQGIFLSYYCPSLFPGREGNIISSAWEFLVHLGNTVLFSLVGVILVADVLPTVKLLDIFVLVALYIAMMLSRLLMLEVLSPVLNMFSYKFDQKRIALMVHAGLRGGVAATLAIAVMQEGLEEGVDILKVTSGIVLLTLLVNASTSATVVERLGFKTKSEYRIVKMEYAMELMRSSQEHALEGLKRDIKYRNASWMQVEKFVQHYIRNPFRNTAVEPEEDEEKMVNRMLMSAFKTALWLQRDKEVITETVVVQMGASLATLIERGELLDVQQMYWYHRHRGASSGEEERAIVARVSPPRGRRHSSNMSTPSSHYSTQQPQQLATTQPWRMRPSTDVTVEGEAVAVPESLEEMQNRPSGVPSATGASQPVGGPSVRASGSDEHGGLALGVTSLPSHYLGGDAADEGEKKAETNRMVNNLMRRLLPAWVVLVERFICSPGYFAAAHRRAQENAFVALLAVVKCLNAISPLKFKFIRSEAQARRVERWMTTQIAAANRAIRFFYTNFPEATNNVASSRAVVSVANALEETVHNLNAEHGFGTRATEELEKMVACMRSHTPSTWENNASQNESNLVLRAVAATPLGKGLRSLEIKAISSMGLVRKFREGDIITLPDNAFLVVVFGSLRAVYGQWTTLTEHEQMESFGDTVGLEALMLPQEFRVDQQRRWRVISTDSTALIISFNSIKPFLTERSLRAVKALWRAAAAEVLMPFLSRIVTVPDNEARTKREHLMELIMAGTPLIGPRDCDLASCETNFHLYFYLRGYDKSGLFNCHTPPCYISIFYVHQLRWVDPDAVLYAVPMRVGDRGYVPWPTTATTAGASGEDEREDESSFEEAEEFEGVGASARRTSPSLWTAVGRSPAAVCPSVSLQPPLPAARSRCRATVDELLPVIGQSASAWGCEVGRSHHNDAHDSMEPNLVHSSMDHSDRGGGAGALFTRNMEPDGVTPPALFGENSVATHAGATNIINSVLLGCAPEDPDELGLNASISAFGDLLDNVASPTPTHTGCDLFLRSPSVSERLGHSSASHFIRDTDISIFYALEGFATQVPFVNQMLVHYASSMEHLCIATLRYLRFPTDPFHARHAQSTGEQTVEFLLNFCVELSMLKRTCRIVSKWHSEDTEVLHPFHVSNDADSAFQARVCGWARRHRLNGKFHLKTMVTEMNQYANRRFPDYVSVLRRMVELEPGLKEVETAEGMNSMCRRILKSSKGVAVEMESLEDAI